A window from Polynucleobacter sp. MWH-UH25E encodes these proteins:
- a CDS encoding H-NS family nucleoid-associated regulatory protein yields MSSYKELLAQREQLDKQIKEAIAREKADGIAKAKLIIEQYGLSASDLFSRKAGGKSAGGKVAPKYRNPSTGETWTGRGKAPKWIEGRDRSNYLI; encoded by the coding sequence ATGTCTTCATACAAAGAACTATTGGCTCAACGTGAGCAATTAGATAAGCAAATTAAAGAGGCAATTGCCCGTGAAAAAGCCGATGGAATTGCTAAAGCTAAGCTCATTATTGAACAATATGGCTTGTCAGCTTCAGACCTATTTAGTCGTAAAGCTGGTGGCAAAAGTGCCGGTGGCAAGGTAGCGCCAAAGTACCGCAACCCATCAACAGGTGAAACCTGGACTGGTCGTGGCAAGGCTCCTAAGTGGATTGAGGGTAGAGATCGAAGTAATTACCTAATTTAA
- a CDS encoding 2-oxoglutarate dehydrogenase E1 component, with amino-acid sequence MMQDQRDKSYLFGGNAPYVEELYESYLHDPASVEDHWRDYFDNVKQVPAVDGSSRTDIAHGPIVASFAERAKQGPIRTISDSADSELGRKRVAVQQLIAAYRNVGNRWANIDPLKRTERQDIPELDPAFYGFTDGDMDIVFNTSNTFFGKSEMTLRDLLQALRETYCGTIGAEFMFIADQKIKKWWQEKLESIRSTARFNVEEKRQILDRLTAAEGLERYLQAKYVGQKRFSLEGGESFIACMDELIRDAGSKGVQEIVIGMAHRGRLNVLVNTLGKMPKDLFAEFEHKGPETLPAGDVKYHQGFSSDISTPGGPVHLSLAFNPSHLEIVNPVVEGSARARMERRGDMLGEQVMPVLVHGDAAIAGQGVMQETLAMSEVRGYSTGGTVHIVINNQIGFTTSDPRDLRSSLYCTDIMKIVDAPVLHVNGDDPEAVVLATKLAVEFRTKFHKDVAIDIICFRKLGHNEQDTPAMTQPLMYKIIAAHPGTRKLYADKLETQGVLPAGTGDLMVKEYRAAMDEGKQTSDPVLSNFKGKFAVDWAPFLGKKWTDEADTAIPLTEWKRLSEKISTIPENFKAHPLVAKVYNDRAAMGRGEINVDWGMGEHMAFASLVASGYPVRLSGEDSGRGTFTHRHAVLHDQNREKWDTGTYVALQHVTKDQAPFVVIDSILSEEAVLGFEYGYAAAEPNTLTIWEAQFGDFANGAQVVIDQFIASGEVKWGRANGLVMMLPHGYEGQGPEHSSARLERFMQLCADTNMQVIQPTTASQIFHVLRRQMIRQFRKPLILFTPKSLLRNKDAASPLSEFTKGGFQTVIGERDETIDAKQVTRLIACSGKVYYDLVKQRAEKKATDVAIIRVEQLYPFPHKALASELKKYPKLEEVVWCQDEPQNQGAWFFVQHNILENMSDGMKLAYAGRPASASPACGYAHLHQEQQKSLLNAAFAKLKGYVITK; translated from the coding sequence ATGATGCAGGACCAAAGAGATAAATCCTATCTCTTCGGCGGAAACGCCCCCTATGTAGAAGAACTCTACGAATCTTATTTGCACGACCCTGCCTCCGTTGAGGACCATTGGCGTGATTATTTTGATAACGTGAAACAAGTTCCAGCAGTCGATGGTTCGTCGCGAACCGATATTGCTCACGGGCCAATTGTTGCCTCATTTGCTGAGCGCGCTAAACAAGGTCCAATTAGAACGATTTCGGATTCAGCGGATTCCGAGTTGGGACGCAAACGCGTTGCGGTTCAGCAATTAATTGCGGCGTATCGAAACGTCGGTAATCGCTGGGCCAATATTGATCCATTGAAGCGTACAGAGCGTCAGGATATTCCTGAGCTGGATCCTGCTTTCTATGGATTTACTGATGGCGATATGGATATCGTCTTCAACACAAGTAATACATTCTTTGGCAAATCAGAAATGACCCTGCGTGATTTGCTGCAGGCATTACGCGAGACTTATTGCGGCACCATTGGCGCCGAGTTCATGTTTATTGCCGATCAAAAGATTAAGAAGTGGTGGCAAGAAAAGCTGGAATCAATTCGTTCTACAGCCCGCTTTAATGTTGAAGAGAAGCGTCAAATTTTGGACCGTCTTACCGCGGCTGAAGGTTTAGAGCGTTATCTCCAAGCTAAATATGTTGGTCAAAAGCGCTTCTCCCTAGAAGGTGGCGAAAGCTTTATCGCCTGTATGGACGAGTTAATTCGTGATGCTGGTAGCAAGGGCGTACAAGAAATCGTGATTGGTATGGCTCACCGTGGTCGTCTCAATGTTTTGGTGAACACCTTGGGCAAGATGCCTAAAGATTTGTTTGCTGAGTTTGAACACAAAGGCCCTGAGACATTGCCTGCTGGTGACGTGAAGTATCACCAAGGTTTCTCTAGCGACATTTCAACTCCTGGCGGACCGGTTCATTTATCACTTGCATTTAATCCATCTCACCTTGAAATTGTTAACCCAGTAGTTGAGGGTTCAGCGCGTGCGCGTATGGAGCGTCGTGGTGATATGTTGGGTGAGCAGGTGATGCCAGTTCTGGTGCACGGTGATGCTGCGATTGCGGGTCAGGGTGTAATGCAAGAAACTTTGGCGATGTCCGAGGTTCGTGGTTATTCCACTGGCGGCACAGTTCACATCGTGATTAATAACCAGATTGGTTTCACCACATCCGATCCACGCGACTTGCGTTCTAGTTTGTACTGTACAGACATCATGAAGATTGTTGATGCCCCTGTACTGCACGTAAACGGTGACGATCCAGAGGCTGTGGTACTGGCAACTAAATTGGCTGTTGAGTTCCGCACTAAGTTTCATAAAGATGTGGCAATCGATATCATTTGCTTCCGCAAGTTGGGTCACAACGAGCAAGATACGCCCGCAATGACGCAGCCTTTGATGTACAAAATTATTGCCGCACACCCTGGTACACGTAAGCTATACGCTGACAAGTTGGAAACTCAGGGCGTATTGCCTGCTGGCACTGGCGATTTGATGGTCAAAGAGTACCGCGCTGCCATGGATGAAGGTAAGCAAACCTCTGATCCAGTTCTCAGTAACTTCAAAGGTAAGTTTGCGGTAGATTGGGCCCCATTCCTTGGTAAGAAGTGGACAGACGAAGCTGATACCGCTATCCCTTTAACGGAATGGAAGCGCTTATCTGAAAAGATTTCGACTATTCCAGAAAACTTTAAAGCCCATCCATTAGTCGCGAAGGTTTATAACGATCGTGCGGCAATGGGTCGCGGTGAAATTAATGTTGACTGGGGTATGGGTGAACACATGGCTTTTGCCTCACTTGTTGCCAGTGGTTATCCAGTGCGCTTGTCTGGCGAGGATAGTGGCCGCGGCACATTTACCCATCGTCACGCAGTTCTTCATGACCAAAATCGTGAGAAGTGGGATACCGGTACCTATGTAGCTTTGCAGCATGTCACTAAAGATCAGGCACCATTTGTGGTGATTGACTCCATTCTTTCTGAAGAAGCAGTTCTTGGTTTTGAATATGGTTACGCAGCGGCAGAGCCAAACACCTTAACCATTTGGGAGGCCCAGTTTGGCGACTTTGCAAACGGCGCTCAGGTTGTAATTGACCAGTTCATTGCCTCTGGCGAAGTGAAGTGGGGCCGTGCAAACGGCTTGGTCATGATGTTGCCGCACGGTTACGAAGGTCAAGGCCCAGAACACTCATCTGCACGTTTGGAGCGCTTTATGCAGTTATGCGCTGATACCAATATGCAGGTTATTCAGCCAACAACCGCATCACAAATTTTCCATGTGCTACGTCGTCAAATGATTCGTCAGTTCCGCAAGCCACTGATTTTGTTTACGCCAAAATCCTTATTGCGTAATAAAGATGCTGCGTCTCCACTCTCTGAATTTACCAAGGGCGGTTTCCAGACGGTAATCGGCGAGCGTGATGAAACTATCGATGCAAAACAAGTAACACGATTGATCGCTTGTTCTGGCAAGGTGTATTACGACTTAGTTAAACAGCGCGCTGAAAAGAAAGCGACTGATGTTGCAATTATTCGAGTTGAGCAGTTGTATCCATTCCCGCACAAGGCTTTGGCTTCTGAGTTGAAGAAGTATCCAAAGCTAGAAGAGGTTGTTTGGTGTCAGGACGAGCCGCAAAACCAAGGTGCGTGGTTCTTTGTTCAGCACAACATATTGGAAAACATGTCTGATGGTATGAAGTTGGCATATGCAGGACGTCCCGCATCTGCTTCTCCTGCTTGTGGATATGCCCATTTGCACCAAGAGCAGCAGAAGTCTCTTCTCAACGCGGCATTTGCCAAATTAAAGGGTTATGTGATTACTAAATAA
- a CDS encoding PaaI family thioesterase → MTTSNPNSQKPQRTIFFGLDIPFLDHLGVVPESAENGKVRISYVVKPEHTNSFHVAQGGVIMTLLDFAMGAAARTASNHQLGAITIDMTTSFLRPSLGKITVEGRLLKAGKSINYCEAVALNEAGEITAKASGTFVLRR, encoded by the coding sequence ATGACTACATCTAACCCCAATTCTCAAAAACCTCAACGAACCATTTTTTTTGGTTTGGATATTCCATTCTTGGATCATTTAGGTGTTGTGCCTGAGTCTGCTGAAAATGGTAAGGTGCGTATTAGCTATGTAGTGAAGCCTGAGCACACCAATAGCTTTCATGTAGCTCAAGGTGGAGTCATCATGACTCTCCTTGATTTTGCGATGGGTGCTGCAGCTCGAACTGCCTCAAATCATCAGCTCGGCGCCATCACCATCGATATGACAACCAGTTTCTTGCGTCCAAGCCTTGGCAAGATAACTGTCGAAGGTAGGTTGCTTAAAGCGGGAAAATCGATTAACTACTGTGAGGCAGTGGCACTTAACGAGGCAGGGGAGATTACCGCTAAGGCAAGCGGTACTTTTGTTTTAAGGCGCTAA
- the odhB gene encoding 2-oxoglutarate dehydrogenase complex dihydrolipoyllysine-residue succinyltransferase, which yields MAIFEVKVPQLSESVAEATLLQWKKKVGDAVSQDEILIEIETDKVVLEVPAPSAGVLTEIVVADGGTVVADQLIAKIDSTAVASAAPAAAAPAPAVAPAAAPAKAAAPSKATGAAASPSAAKILAEKNADAGQVAGSGRDGRITKGDALNASAGGAKSAALPSAPIPTGDRPEERVPMSRLRARIAERLLESQANNAILTTFNEVNMGPVIALRNKYKDQFEKTHGVKLGFMSFFVKAATHALKKFPLLNASVDGNDIIYHGYFDIGIAVSSPRGLVVPILRDVDQMNLADIEKKIAEFGVKAREGKLSIEELTGGTFSISNGGVFGSMLSTPIINPPQSAILGIHATKDRAVVENGQVVVRPINYLALSYDHRIIDGREAVLGLVAMKDALEDPSRLLLDL from the coding sequence ATGGCTATTTTCGAAGTTAAAGTTCCACAACTCTCCGAGTCAGTTGCTGAAGCAACATTGTTGCAATGGAAAAAGAAGGTCGGTGACGCAGTTAGTCAAGATGAGATTTTGATCGAAATCGAAACAGATAAGGTTGTTCTCGAAGTGCCAGCTCCATCTGCTGGTGTATTGACAGAAATCGTAGTTGCTGATGGCGGCACAGTTGTAGCTGATCAGTTAATTGCCAAGATCGATAGCACTGCTGTTGCATCAGCTGCCCCAGCTGCTGCAGCACCTGCTCCTGCGGTAGCCCCAGCTGCGGCACCTGCAAAAGCGGCTGCTCCATCTAAGGCTACTGGCGCAGCCGCTTCGCCTTCAGCAGCAAAAATTCTTGCTGAAAAGAATGCGGATGCAGGTCAGGTGGCTGGTTCTGGTCGCGATGGCCGTATTACTAAAGGCGATGCATTAAATGCCTCTGCTGGTGGTGCTAAGTCAGCCGCATTGCCAAGCGCACCAATTCCAACAGGCGATCGTCCTGAAGAGCGTGTGCCAATGAGCCGCTTGCGCGCTCGTATTGCAGAACGTTTGTTGGAGTCACAAGCGAACAACGCAATTTTGACTACATTCAATGAAGTCAATATGGGTCCAGTAATTGCATTGCGTAATAAATACAAAGATCAATTTGAAAAGACTCATGGCGTAAAACTGGGTTTCATGTCCTTCTTCGTAAAAGCAGCTACACATGCTCTGAAGAAATTCCCATTATTGAATGCGTCTGTTGATGGTAACGACATTATTTATCACGGCTACTTTGATATTGGTATCGCTGTTAGCTCACCACGCGGATTGGTAGTGCCAATTTTGCGTGATGTTGATCAGATGAACTTAGCTGATATTGAGAAGAAGATTGCTGAATTTGGCGTGAAAGCACGCGAAGGTAAGCTCTCGATTGAAGAGTTGACTGGCGGTACATTCTCTATCTCTAACGGTGGCGTGTTCGGCTCTATGCTCTCAACTCCAATTATTAATCCTCCACAGTCTGCAATTTTGGGTATCCATGCGACTAAGGATCGTGCAGTAGTTGAGAATGGACAAGTAGTTGTTCGTCCAATCAACTATCTCGCCTTGTCTTATGACCACCGCATTATTGATGGTCGCGAGGCAGTGCTTGGCTTAGTTGCCATGAAGGATGCATTAGAAGATCCTTCACGTCTCCTCCTTGATTTGTAA
- a CDS encoding excisionase family DNA-binding protein, with product MKAITPEMEYLSTRQSAKVLQVSLGTVQKMVELGELIAWKTRGGHRRILASSLEQQLQRRKRAMRQKSTQHCVAMGIFRRTENSLALLEAIEGWQLKVEMEVSVDSLEGLMKAVSIAPDLIFLDALIPPVEQVHLIHYLSKNKDTQRIPILVDEGFIKLHPGVVTLADENAGTRSSIPEELKEELENGLIELNPLIIGYPATDPEMDAALNPDNRHELLEPLFLEALSRKCF from the coding sequence ATGAAAGCAATTACGCCAGAAATGGAATATCTAAGCACTAGACAAAGCGCTAAGGTTTTGCAAGTTTCGCTAGGAACCGTACAAAAAATGGTTGAATTGGGCGAATTAATCGCCTGGAAGACCCGCGGTGGGCACAGGCGCATTTTGGCAAGCTCTTTAGAGCAACAATTACAAAGGCGTAAACGAGCTATGCGCCAAAAAAGCACCCAACACTGCGTTGCAATGGGAATATTTCGCCGCACTGAAAATAGCTTAGCACTGTTGGAAGCCATTGAAGGCTGGCAGCTAAAAGTAGAAATGGAGGTTTCGGTAGACAGCCTAGAAGGCTTAATGAAGGCAGTATCGATTGCCCCCGATCTTATCTTTTTGGATGCCCTAATCCCGCCTGTAGAGCAGGTCCACTTAATACATTATTTGAGTAAAAACAAGGACACGCAGCGTATTCCTATACTGGTTGATGAAGGTTTTATTAAGCTGCACCCTGGGGTGGTCACGCTAGCAGATGAAAATGCTGGGACTCGGTCTAGCATTCCCGAGGAGCTCAAAGAGGAGCTGGAGAATGGCTTAATCGAACTTAATCCATTGATTATTGGCTACCCAGCTACTGACCCGGAAATGGATGCGGCACTTAACCCCGATAACCGGCATGAATTGCTCGAACCCCTCTTTTTAGAAGCTCTATCGAGAAAGTGCTTTTAA
- a CDS encoding integration host factor subunit alpha, protein MSELISNDTVTKNELSEALFDQVGLNKREAKDMIDAFFDRIGQSLESGTEVKISGFGNFQLRNKSARPGRNPKTGQMIPIAARRVVTFHASQKLKDVVESHARENRV, encoded by the coding sequence ATGAGTGAATTAATTTCTAACGATACCGTAACAAAAAATGAGCTATCTGAAGCGCTCTTTGATCAAGTTGGTCTCAATAAGCGTGAAGCCAAAGATATGATCGATGCTTTTTTTGATCGAATTGGCCAATCACTTGAGTCTGGTACGGAAGTAAAGATTTCTGGTTTTGGTAACTTTCAGTTGCGCAATAAATCGGCTCGTCCTGGCCGAAATCCAAAGACAGGTCAGATGATTCCAATCGCTGCTAGACGTGTAGTGACATTTCATGCAAGTCAAAAGCTCAAAGATGTAGTGGAGTCACATGCTCGAGAAAACCGAGTTTGA
- a CDS encoding MerR family transcriptional regulator — protein MLEKTEFDASSALPSSQLPPIPAKRYFTIGEVADLCGVRSHVLRYWEQEFSQLSPQKRRGNRRYYQHHEVVLIRKIRTLLYEEGFTISGARNRLEEARGELRLRDELLAVLQILSK, from the coding sequence ATGCTCGAGAAAACCGAGTTTGATGCTAGCTCGGCGCTACCGAGCTCTCAACTTCCTCCTATACCAGCAAAGCGCTATTTCACAATTGGTGAAGTGGCCGATCTTTGCGGCGTTCGTTCGCACGTCTTGCGCTACTGGGAGCAAGAGTTTTCTCAGTTAAGCCCGCAAAAACGCCGTGGTAACCGCCGTTATTATCAGCATCACGAAGTGGTTTTGATTCGTAAAATTCGCACCTTACTTTATGAAGAGGGTTTTACGATTTCTGGCGCCAGAAATCGTCTTGAAGAAGCTCGTGGAGAGCTTCGTTTACGCGATGAGTTGCTTGCGGTTCTGCAAATTCTTTCCAAGTAG